One segment of Vibrio gazogenes DNA contains the following:
- a CDS encoding HAD family hydrolase — MKINNDKKRLISEIDNFDVISFDIFDTLVLRNVFEPIDIFKAVESRYKFENNDLSANGFATERVEAEHRARVKRNNQEDITFDNIYEELSLIYPEIYLSLKDLEIQTETDFIVRNDTMYEVFEYAKSHDKKIVLISDMYLPKNMIHDLVSNLGYSGFKELYVSCEQLKTKHFGTLYEHIKSELDLDYNKWLHIGDNYHSDVVNAQKHGISAFHYKKINERDNSYLEINSLEDSIFTAMEINRFHTSSKRDYWYEFGYFNIGRLFYSFNHWLTKNIDRNVNEVLFLARDGYLPQKIYKEFRKFDKTLPKDKYFYTSRRAFQWPTVILENSDKEIVHILTGFNPQFDQKLTLSEIFKSIDIDVNCYKDLINSHGLSLDKELSLSDGSHDSAKKIINELLPVIKEKLVQEKLRLIKYFDQEMLNHDNVAIVDIGWRGSIQKSIQLILGKPVQGYYFSTNPFLHEEIKNHSKGFLTDKGMPSDINEFATKYLMILELLFTAPHGTLNGFREENGKIIPILEDEIVNKTFMKSVSSLQEGCLDYISDILKYKSYFDNIDSYTAVKRLKDTLERERLSDLLAFSEISNYIGFGVESEKKEYVKSYDFDHQFSFEKAVSESRFNLWPGAFLVKDSERYITSGEYYRLYCSGNESVAFDRQPTANLELELARKIYRYIKYRGIKLSVLRAVYSIRLIISSYKNRKKR, encoded by the coding sequence ATGAAGATTAATAACGATAAAAAAAGATTAATTTCTGAAATTGATAATTTTGATGTTATCTCTTTTGATATATTTGACACACTAGTATTACGTAACGTTTTTGAACCTATTGATATATTTAAAGCAGTAGAATCTAGATATAAATTTGAGAATAATGATTTATCAGCAAATGGGTTTGCGACAGAACGCGTTGAAGCCGAGCATCGTGCAAGAGTTAAAAGAAATAATCAAGAAGATATTACTTTCGATAATATATATGAAGAATTAAGCCTAATCTATCCAGAAATTTATCTTTCTTTAAAAGATCTTGAAATTCAAACAGAAACTGATTTCATAGTAAGAAATGATACTATGTATGAGGTGTTTGAGTATGCAAAATCACATGATAAAAAAATTGTTTTGATATCGGATATGTATCTACCAAAAAATATGATTCATGATTTAGTTTCAAATCTTGGATATAGTGGATTTAAAGAGTTGTATGTCTCATGTGAACAACTGAAAACAAAACATTTTGGAACTCTTTACGAACACATTAAAAGTGAATTAGATTTAGATTATAATAAATGGCTTCATATTGGTGATAATTATCATTCAGATGTAGTTAATGCTCAAAAACATGGGATATCGGCATTTCACTATAAAAAAATTAACGAAAGAGATAATAGTTATCTTGAAATAAATAGCCTAGAAGACTCTATATTTACAGCAATGGAAATAAATAGATTTCACACCAGTTCAAAAAGAGATTACTGGTACGAATTTGGTTACTTTAATATAGGAAGGTTATTCTATTCATTTAATCATTGGTTAACTAAAAATATAGACCGAAATGTAAATGAAGTATTGTTTCTAGCTAGAGATGGTTATCTACCACAGAAAATATATAAAGAGTTTAGAAAATTTGATAAAACTTTGCCTAAAGATAAATATTTTTATACTTCCAGAAGAGCATTTCAGTGGCCTACGGTTATTCTTGAAAACTCTGATAAGGAAATTGTACATATTTTAACTGGATTTAATCCCCAATTTGACCAGAAGTTGACATTGTCGGAGATTTTCAAAAGCATTGATATTGATGTGAATTGCTATAAAGATTTAATTAATTCACATGGCTTGTCATTAGATAAAGAGTTAAGTCTTAGTGATGGCAGTCATGATTCAGCAAAAAAAATAATTAATGAGCTATTACCCGTCATTAAGGAAAAACTTGTTCAAGAAAAATTACGTCTAATTAAGTACTTTGATCAAGAGATGCTCAATCATGATAATGTGGCAATAGTTGATATTGGTTGGAGAGGTTCAATTCAGAAGTCAATTCAATTAATCTTAGGCAAACCTGTTCAGGGTTATTACTTCTCGACTAACCCATTCCTACATGAGGAAATAAAAAATCATTCAAAAGGTTTTCTAACTGATAAAGGTATGCCTTCTGATATAAATGAGTTTGCAACTAAATATCTTATGATTTTAGAATTGTTATTTACTGCCCCTCATGGAACCTTAAATGGATTCCGAGAAGAGAACGGAAAAATCATACCCATTTTAGAAGATGAAATAGTCAATAAAACTTTCATGAAATCTGTTTCTTCTCTGCAAGAGGGATGTTTAGATTATATTAGCGATATACTTAAATACAAAAGTTATTTTGATAATATTGATAGTTACACTGCCGTTAAGAGACTAAAAGATACTCTTGAACGTGAGCGTTTAAGTGATCTACTAGCATTTTCTGAAATATCAAACTATATTGGGTTTGGGGTTGAAAGTGAGAAGAAGGAGTACGTAAAAAGTTATGATTTTGATCATCAATTCTCATTTGAAAAGGCAGTTTCAGAGTCAAGGTTTAATCTTTGGCCGGGAGCTTTTCTAGTGAAAGATTCCGAACGTTATATCACATCTGGTGAGTATTATCGTTTGTATTGTTCGGGTAATGAATCTGTTGCCTTTGATAGACAACCTACAGCGAACCTAGAACTAGAACTTGCAAGAAAAATCTATAGATATATTAAGTATCGAGGTATAAAATTATCGGTTTTAAGAGCAGTTTATTCTATTAGGCTTATCATTTCTTCATATAAAAATAGGAAAAAACGATGA
- a CDS encoding ABC transporter ATP-binding protein codes for MSAKIELTNICKSYPEFDNHICLIKELLHPFKKKYSKDVKILDHISLSINRNEVVGIIGRNGAGKSTLLKIISGVLSPDEGEIEVEGRITALLELGAAFNPEYTGKENIYFYGATQGLSRSKIDEIYNEIVTFADIGDYIDQPVKNYSSGMFARLAFSSAVHLVPDILIVDETLAVGDVFFQNKCIKKMQELIKKGSTVIFVSHDMHAVKFFCDRIIYLKNGRIEIDSYDVTEALDLYENGKLITPSEKETTCNSNIIEIVDTYFTDKFGNKKHRYKVSESINVVIEYEVLEEGEDLFLGFGIRNKDNVYVFGVNSKLDNIDIPLSLGKHRIILSLNENNLYKSIYNCWSVVYNSSGTVALSTLTMKSAFEIYNNTELCEGIVNPSRTWTCEKNED; via the coding sequence GTGAGCGCAAAAATTGAATTAACAAATATATGTAAGTCATATCCTGAATTTGATAATCATATATGCTTGATTAAAGAACTTCTCCACCCGTTCAAAAAGAAATATTCCAAAGATGTCAAGATCCTTGACCATATCAGTCTATCAATCAATAGAAATGAAGTGGTTGGCATCATTGGAAGAAATGGTGCTGGAAAATCGACTTTGCTAAAAATTATTTCAGGTGTTCTTTCACCTGATGAGGGTGAGATCGAAGTTGAAGGGCGAATAACAGCTTTACTAGAATTAGGTGCAGCATTTAATCCAGAATATACAGGAAAAGAGAACATATATTTTTATGGAGCAACGCAAGGACTATCTAGAAGTAAAATTGATGAAATCTATAATGAAATTGTGACCTTCGCAGATATTGGGGATTACATTGACCAACCTGTGAAAAATTATTCAAGTGGTATGTTCGCTAGGCTGGCATTTTCTTCTGCTGTACACTTAGTTCCGGACATACTGATTGTTGATGAAACTTTAGCGGTTGGAGATGTTTTCTTTCAGAATAAATGCATCAAGAAAATGCAGGAATTGATAAAAAAAGGAAGCACTGTAATCTTTGTATCTCATGATATGCATGCTGTTAAGTTTTTTTGTGACCGAATTATATATTTAAAAAATGGAAGAATTGAAATAGACAGTTATGATGTTACTGAAGCTCTTGATTTATATGAGAATGGAAAATTAATAACGCCTTCAGAAAAAGAAACCACCTGCAATAGTAATATTATTGAGATCGTAGACACTTATTTTACGGATAAATTTGGAAATAAGAAACATAGATATAAAGTTTCAGAAAGTATAAACGTAGTTATAGAATATGAAGTCCTCGAAGAAGGAGAAGACCTATTTCTGGGGTTTGGCATTCGAAATAAAGATAACGTATATGTTTTTGGAGTAAATTCGAAATTAGACAATATAGATATTCCACTTTCATTAGGTAAGCATCGTATAATATTAAGCTTGAATGAGAATAACTTATACAAGTCAATTTATAATTGTTGGAGTGTTGTATATAACTCTTCGGGAACAGTTGCATTATCTACATTGACAATGAAAAGTGCATTTGAAATCTATAATAATACAGAGCTGTGTGAAGGTATCGTAAATCCTTCAAGAACCTGGACATGTGAGAAAAATGAAGATTAA
- a CDS encoding aminodeoxychorismate/anthranilate synthase component II, which produces MLLIIDNYDSFTYNLYQYFCELGVEVNVVRNDQIDIAGITSLSPSHLVISPGPCTPNEAGISLDVVKHFAGQLPLLGVCLGHQAIAQAFGAKVVRAKQVMHGKVSPICHCGQGLFHGLNHPLTVTRYHSLVVEQQSLPDCFEITAWTETVEGDVEEIMGYQHRTLPIDAVQFHPESIKTEQGHALLANFLRR; this is translated from the coding sequence ATGCTACTCATTATTGATAATTATGATTCGTTTACTTACAACCTGTATCAGTATTTCTGTGAACTGGGGGTAGAAGTCAACGTGGTCCGTAATGACCAGATTGATATTGCCGGAATTACATCTCTCAGCCCTTCCCATCTCGTGATTTCTCCAGGGCCATGTACTCCGAATGAAGCTGGGATCTCGCTTGATGTCGTCAAACATTTCGCGGGTCAGCTTCCTTTACTTGGCGTTTGTCTCGGCCATCAGGCGATTGCACAGGCTTTTGGAGCTAAGGTTGTCCGTGCAAAGCAAGTAATGCATGGGAAAGTCTCACCGATATGTCATTGTGGTCAGGGACTCTTTCATGGTTTAAATCATCCATTGACGGTGACTCGCTATCACTCTTTAGTTGTTGAGCAACAGAGCTTGCCGGATTGTTTTGAAATCACCGCTTGGACTGAAACCGTCGAGGGTGATGTTGAGGAGATCATGGGATATCAACACCGAACCCTCCCCATTGATGCCGTTCAGTTTCATCCGGAATCGATCAAAACCGAGCAAGGCCATGCGTTGTTGGCGAATTTTTTACGTCGTTGA
- a CDS encoding aspartate aminotransferase family protein gives MATQNNVDRAQFDEVMVPCYSPMEVIPVKGKGSRLWDQVEKEYVDFAGGIAVSCLGHCHPAMVDALTDQAQKLWHLSNVMTNEPALRLAKKLTELSFAEKVFFANSGAEANEAALKLARRWAADNYGPEKSEIIAFEQGFHGRTFFTVTVGGQSTYSDGFGPKPSDVVHLPYNDLAAFKAQISDRTCAVMMEPLQGEGGIITPTTEFIQAVRALCDEHNALLIFDEVQTGNGRTGDFYAYQGTGVIPDILSTAKSLGGGFPIGAMLTTTAIASHFKVGVHGSTYGGNPLACAVAEAVVNITSQPQVLDGVKEKEALFRDGLERINAKYPIFSEIRGKGLLLGAVLTEAWHGRARDILQAAGKAGVLVLVAGPNVVRFTPSLVIESDDIQEGLLRLEKAIASLT, from the coding sequence ATGGCTACACAAAATAATGTCGATCGGGCGCAATTTGATGAGGTCATGGTGCCTTGCTACAGCCCGATGGAAGTGATTCCTGTGAAGGGAAAAGGATCTCGGTTGTGGGATCAAGTAGAAAAAGAATATGTCGATTTTGCCGGGGGGATAGCGGTCAGTTGTTTGGGACATTGCCACCCTGCGATGGTTGACGCCTTGACTGACCAAGCTCAGAAGCTTTGGCATTTGAGCAATGTGATGACCAATGAGCCGGCATTGCGTTTGGCCAAAAAGCTGACAGAACTGAGTTTTGCTGAGAAAGTTTTCTTTGCCAATTCAGGAGCTGAAGCGAATGAAGCGGCACTAAAATTGGCCCGTCGTTGGGCGGCAGATAATTATGGACCGGAAAAATCGGAAATTATTGCTTTTGAACAGGGATTTCATGGCCGGACATTTTTTACGGTGACTGTTGGCGGGCAATCGACTTATTCTGATGGCTTTGGTCCGAAACCCTCGGATGTCGTTCACTTGCCTTATAATGACCTGGCGGCGTTCAAAGCTCAGATTTCAGATCGGACGTGTGCCGTAATGATGGAGCCGCTACAGGGCGAAGGTGGGATCATTACTCCGACAACGGAATTTATTCAGGCTGTCAGAGCGCTGTGTGACGAACATAATGCATTATTGATTTTTGATGAAGTTCAGACCGGTAATGGTCGGACCGGTGACTTCTATGCGTATCAGGGGACGGGCGTAATACCGGATATCCTCAGTACTGCGAAATCGTTGGGTGGCGGATTCCCGATTGGTGCGATGTTGACGACGACAGCGATTGCATCTCACTTTAAGGTGGGTGTACATGGCTCGACGTATGGTGGTAATCCACTTGCCTGCGCAGTGGCAGAAGCTGTGGTGAATATAACATCTCAACCTCAGGTGCTGGATGGCGTCAAAGAGAAAGAAGCGCTGTTCCGTGACGGATTAGAACGGATTAATGCCAAATATCCGATATTCAGTGAGATCCGAGGCAAAGGTTTATTGCTCGGAGCGGTGTTGACCGAAGCCTGGCATGGCAGGGCACGTGACATACTACAGGCTGCCGGTAAAGCAGGTGTGCTCGTTTTGGTTGCCGGGCCAAATGTGGTTCGTTTCACACCGTCACTGGTGATTGAGAGTGACGATATTCAAGAAGGCTTATTACGCCTGGAAAAAGCCATTGCATCATTAACTTAG
- the astA gene encoding arginine N-succinyltransferase, whose product MLVVRPITMTDYNALYHCAIESGYGFTSLPVNEALLSHRIEHSEASFAKTDVQSPTDESYLMVGVDSESGRIAGTTAIEAYVGWDTPSYSYHISTILHSSRRLGVNKIVKLLTLGNNYIGSSELCTLFLLPEYRAGLNGRLMSKCRFLMLAEHRERFAQTIIAEMRGVSDEQGNSPFWQWLQEHFFSIDFSLADYLTGSGHKGFIAELMPKLPIYINLLSPEAQAVIGKVHDKTKPALKLLEEEGFSCRNYVDIFDAGPTVECDLRHIESVRHSVSATVKVAQHQSRQKVILSNTSFEFFRATIAEVDFHPESETVIITPEIAQVLLIQSGDRVRFLMIR is encoded by the coding sequence ATGCTTGTGGTTCGTCCCATAACAATGACTGACTATAATGCGCTCTATCATTGTGCGATAGAGTCTGGTTATGGTTTTACATCACTGCCTGTCAATGAAGCGCTGTTGTCTCATCGCATTGAACATTCAGAAGCGAGTTTTGCAAAAACGGATGTTCAGTCTCCGACTGATGAGAGTTACTTGATGGTCGGGGTGGATAGCGAAAGTGGCCGAATTGCCGGTACAACCGCAATCGAAGCCTATGTCGGCTGGGATACGCCTTCCTATTCTTATCATATTAGTACCATTCTTCATTCTTCCCGTCGTTTGGGCGTCAATAAAATCGTGAAATTACTGACACTGGGCAATAACTATATCGGGAGCTCAGAGTTGTGCACGCTGTTTCTTTTACCCGAGTATCGCGCCGGTCTCAACGGGCGTTTGATGTCAAAATGCCGCTTTCTGATGCTGGCGGAACACCGGGAACGCTTTGCTCAAACGATTATTGCTGAAATGAGAGGTGTCTCGGATGAACAGGGAAACTCTCCGTTCTGGCAATGGTTGCAGGAACATTTCTTTTCCATTGATTTTTCGCTGGCAGATTATTTAACGGGGTCGGGGCATAAAGGATTCATTGCTGAACTGATGCCAAAGTTACCGATCTATATCAATCTGCTCAGCCCTGAAGCCCAAGCTGTGATTGGGAAGGTGCATGATAAGACCAAACCTGCTTTAAAATTATTGGAAGAAGAAGGTTTCTCCTGCCGTAATTATGTCGATATTTTTGATGCGGGCCCAACCGTTGAATGTGACTTACGCCATATTGAATCGGTCAGGCATTCGGTGTCTGCGACGGTCAAAGTGGCACAGCATCAGAGTCGGCAGAAAGTCATACTCAGTAATACTTCATTTGAATTTTTCCGGGCGACGATTGCTGAGGTCGATTTTCACCCGGAATCTGAGACTGTGATTATCACGCCTGAAATTGCTCAGGTTTTGCTGATTCAGTCTGGTGATCGGGTTCGTTTTCTGATGATTCGTTAA
- a CDS encoding DUF1338 domain-containing protein has protein sequence MTLDSLFAALWQDYTTRLCPSAQRIHKLFQEDNPLINDHIALRTFNLPQVSLEVIVEPLVRLGYVSKGHYQFERKMLAAQHFEHPNPKLPKVFISELEVERCSESLQKIVRSLVSHVRPEMVADADFLYGGRLWPVSLEQYYLLAEESEYAAWVAAHGYGANHFTVSVNQLARFNQVADVNAYLHQHGFVINSSDGEVKGSPELFLEQSSTMADRVAVEFDEAALLVPGGFYEFAKRYPMANGILYPGFVEASADKIFESTNNQ, from the coding sequence ATGACGCTGGACTCATTGTTTGCCGCATTATGGCAAGACTATACAACCAGACTCTGTCCATCAGCGCAGCGGATTCATAAATTATTCCAAGAAGATAATCCGTTAATCAATGATCATATTGCGTTGCGGACATTTAATTTGCCGCAAGTAAGCCTTGAAGTGATAGTGGAGCCATTGGTTCGACTGGGATATGTTTCGAAAGGGCATTATCAGTTTGAACGCAAAATGTTAGCCGCACAGCACTTTGAGCATCCGAATCCCAAGTTACCCAAAGTGTTCATCAGTGAGTTGGAAGTTGAACGTTGTTCTGAATCTTTGCAAAAGATCGTGAGAAGTTTGGTCTCTCATGTCCGGCCCGAGATGGTTGCTGATGCTGATTTTCTTTATGGTGGACGTTTATGGCCGGTGTCACTTGAGCAGTATTATCTATTGGCCGAAGAAAGTGAGTATGCCGCTTGGGTTGCTGCACATGGTTACGGTGCAAACCATTTTACCGTGAGTGTGAATCAGTTGGCCCGTTTTAATCAGGTCGCGGACGTTAATGCTTATCTGCACCAGCATGGTTTTGTGATCAATTCATCAGATGGTGAAGTGAAAGGCTCACCTGAGTTATTTCTGGAACAGTCATCGACCATGGCTGATCGGGTGGCTGTTGAATTTGATGAAGCGGCGTTGTTGGTTCCCGGTGGTTTTTATGAATTTGCTAAACGTTACCCGATGGCAAATGGCATATTGTATCCCGGATTTGTTGAAGCTTCCGCGGACAAAATTTTTGAAAGTACCAATAATCAGTGA
- the crp gene encoding cAMP-activated global transcriptional regulator CRP has product MVLGKPQTDPTLEWFLSHCHIHKYPSKSTLIHAGEKAETLYYIVKGSVAVLIKDEEGKEMILSYLNQGDFIGELGLFEEGQERTAWVRAKSPCEVAEISFKKFRQLIQVNPDILMRLAGQMASRLQVTSQKVGDLAFLDVTGRIAQTLLNLAKQPDAMTHPDGMQIKITRQEIGQIVGCSRETVGRILKMLEEQNLISAHGKTIVVYGTR; this is encoded by the coding sequence ATGGTTCTAGGTAAACCTCAAACCGATCCAACATTAGAGTGGTTTCTTTCACATTGTCACATACATAAATACCCTTCAAAGAGTACGCTGATTCATGCAGGCGAAAAAGCGGAAACGCTTTATTACATCGTGAAGGGATCTGTTGCAGTTCTGATCAAGGATGAAGAAGGAAAAGAGATGATCCTTTCCTATCTCAATCAGGGTGATTTCATCGGTGAACTTGGTTTATTCGAAGAAGGTCAAGAGCGGACAGCTTGGGTCAGAGCGAAATCTCCCTGCGAAGTTGCAGAAATTTCCTTCAAAAAATTCCGTCAGTTAATTCAGGTTAACCCAGACATTTTAATGCGTTTGGCAGGACAGATGGCAAGCCGCCTTCAAGTCACCAGCCAAAAAGTCGGTGATCTGGCTTTTCTGGATGTGACTGGTCGTATTGCCCAGACACTGTTGAATCTGGCAAAACAACCTGATGCAATGACGCATCCAGACGGAATGCAAATCAAGATTACTCGTCAGGAGATCGGCCAGATTGTCGGCTGTTCTCGTGAAACCGTCGGTCGCATTTTGAAAATGCTTGAAGAGCAGAACCTTATTTCAGCCCACGGAAAAACAATCGTTGTTTACGGTACCAGATGA
- a CDS encoding phosphoribulokinase, whose translation MSAKHPIIAVTGSSGAGTTTTSEAFRKMFNMMRIKPAWVEGDSFHRFTRPEMDVEIRKAREQGRHISYFGPQANDFPTLEEFFREYGRTGTGKIRRYLHTFDEAVPYNQMPGTFTPWQDLPNDTNVLFYEGLHGGVVDGETNVSQHVDFLIGMVPIVNLEWIQKYVRDTRDRGHSREAVMDSIVRSMDDYLNYITPQFSRTHINFQRVPTVDTSNPLSAKGIPSLDESFVVIRLLGIKKVDFPYLLAMIDGSFMSCHNTIVVPGGKMSFAMELIVRPILQQLIETGKIG comes from the coding sequence ATGTCAGCAAAACATCCGATTATTGCAGTAACCGGCTCTTCAGGTGCCGGAACAACAACGACTTCAGAAGCTTTTCGCAAAATGTTCAATATGATGCGAATTAAGCCAGCTTGGGTTGAAGGAGACAGTTTTCACCGTTTCACCAGGCCTGAAATGGATGTCGAAATCCGTAAGGCCAGAGAACAGGGACGCCATATCAGTTATTTCGGTCCGCAGGCAAACGATTTTCCTACTTTGGAGGAATTTTTCCGGGAATATGGCCGTACTGGAACGGGGAAAATTCGCCGCTATCTGCATACATTTGATGAGGCAGTTCCCTATAATCAGATGCCGGGAACATTCACGCCATGGCAGGATCTCCCCAATGATACCAATGTGCTCTTTTATGAAGGGCTCCACGGAGGCGTGGTTGATGGTGAAACCAACGTGTCCCAACATGTCGATTTTCTCATTGGCATGGTACCGATCGTCAATCTGGAGTGGATCCAGAAATATGTCCGAGACACCCGGGACAGAGGACATTCCAGAGAAGCAGTGATGGATTCTATCGTCCGCTCAATGGATGATTACTTAAATTATATTACGCCCCAGTTTTCCCGGACACATATTAACTTTCAGCGAGTTCCAACAGTAGATACATCGAATCCCCTGAGTGCAAAAGGGATTCCGAGTCTGGATGAGAGTTTTGTGGTCATCCGCTTACTTGGCATCAAAAAAGTCGATTTCCCTTACCTGTTAGCAATGATTGATGGCTCATTTATGTCGTGTCATAACACGATTGTCGTCCCCGGTGGGAAGATGAGTTTTGCCATGGAGTTGATAGTCCGTCCGATTCTCCAGCAATTGATTGAAACAGGAAAAATTGGCTGA
- a CDS encoding YheU family protein, translating to MIIPWQTLEPDTLDNLIQEFILREGTDYGEHEISLEEKVAQVKQQIQSGEAVIVYSELHESVDIQQNRYR from the coding sequence ATGATTATTCCTTGGCAAACGCTCGAACCGGATACACTCGATAATCTGATCCAAGAGTTTATCCTCCGAGAAGGAACCGACTACGGTGAGCACGAAATCTCTCTTGAAGAGAAGGTCGCTCAAGTCAAACAGCAGATTCAATCCGGAGAAGCAGTCATCGTCTATTCCGAACTTCACGAATCCGTAGATATTCAACAAAACAGATATCGTTAA
- a CDS encoding hydrolase, whose product MSKNRLLTFNPASGGAASHIQTVLPRWIRRTPLFSPHWETLTTPDDDILSLAWSEDPEQPSAQIKPLFILFHGLEGSFHSPYANGLMYAFAQQGWLSVMMHFRGCNGQPNRLPRAYHSGETSDPRYFLEQIHQRFPSNYKMATGVSLGGNMLANYLAEFAEQPLVDSATIISAPFDLRDSSNRINQGASRIYQAYLLHSLKQNVYRKLGTLRQAIPITQSLIRQLKTLQEFDDLITAPLHGFCDAQDYYQRCSAISKLGQIRLPTLILHAQDDPFMTDAVIPNQPLPETINYQLLKHGGHVGFLSGTLLKPRFWLEEMLPLYYREQPRVS is encoded by the coding sequence GTGAGCAAAAATAGATTACTGACCTTCAATCCAGCGTCAGGCGGTGCAGCATCACACATTCAGACAGTGCTCCCCAGATGGATTCGACGTACCCCTTTATTTTCACCACACTGGGAAACACTGACGACACCGGATGATGATATTTTGAGTCTGGCTTGGAGTGAAGACCCTGAGCAGCCCAGCGCCCAAATAAAGCCTCTGTTTATTTTATTTCATGGCCTGGAAGGTAGTTTTCACAGCCCTTATGCCAATGGCTTGATGTATGCTTTTGCTCAACAAGGCTGGTTATCTGTCATGATGCACTTTCGTGGGTGCAACGGGCAACCGAATCGCCTCCCCCGGGCTTACCATTCCGGAGAAACCAGCGATCCACGCTATTTTCTGGAGCAGATCCATCAACGTTTTCCGTCAAATTACAAGATGGCTACCGGTGTGTCGCTCGGTGGGAATATGCTGGCAAATTATCTGGCAGAGTTTGCCGAACAACCACTTGTCGATAGTGCAACCATTATCTCTGCTCCCTTTGATTTAAGAGACAGTTCGAACCGTATCAATCAAGGAGCCTCACGTATCTATCAGGCTTATCTCCTCCACTCACTCAAGCAGAATGTTTATCGTAAATTAGGCACCTTACGACAAGCGATTCCTATCACCCAATCCTTGATTCGACAGCTGAAAACATTACAAGAATTCGATGATTTGATCACCGCACCATTACACGGGTTTTGTGATGCACAGGACTACTACCAACGCTGTTCGGCAATCTCGAAGCTGGGGCAAATCCGTCTGCCAACGCTGATTTTACACGCACAAGACGATCCATTTATGACGGATGCCGTGATTCCAAACCAGCCACTCCCTGAAACGATCAATTATCAACTGCTGAAACACGGCGGACATGTAGGCTTTTTGAGTGGTACGCTTCTCAAACCCCGTTTCTGGTTGGAAGAGATGCTGCCGCTCTATTATCGTGAGCAACCACGAGTATCGTGA
- a CDS encoding TIGR02444 family protein — protein MIQTSMSLTLERLWQFSLRYYSVREVKEACLSLQNNYHGNVNLLLLLKWLDEQQLSIKQQDWHSVLTSISSTEALLNSYRELRRKLKVHLPDTLYRESLQFELQLEKQQQSDLVDCINQLKLQPGDSQFMTQRYCKELAADHLAQIFAKPASFSSTYTKHKK, from the coding sequence ATGATTCAGACATCGATGTCCCTGACACTGGAACGACTTTGGCAATTCAGTTTGCGATATTACAGTGTCCGGGAGGTCAAAGAAGCCTGTCTCAGCCTACAAAACAACTACCACGGTAACGTCAATTTACTCTTACTTCTGAAATGGCTCGATGAACAGCAACTCAGTATTAAGCAACAAGACTGGCATAGCGTACTGACCAGCATTAGCTCAACCGAAGCACTGCTGAACAGCTACCGGGAACTGCGAAGAAAGCTCAAAGTTCATCTACCGGATACACTCTATCGCGAGTCACTTCAATTTGAGCTGCAATTGGAAAAACAACAACAGTCCGATTTGGTTGATTGTATTAATCAGCTCAAATTACAGCCCGGTGACTCACAATTCATGACGCAACGCTATTGCAAAGAACTGGCAGCCGATCATCTGGCTCAGATTTTCGCAAAACCTGCGTCATTTTCATCGACATATACCAAACACAAAAAATAG